ACTAATATACAAGGGTCACAACtcgataattcaataattatgagctaattataaaaattgttgCCCCCAAACTTGGTGAAAAACATTAACGTTAGGTAGCAGGTTGAAAATCTGGAAGGTCGCTAACAAGAATGTTAGGTGGTAGCTTGAAAATCTGGAAGATTGTCTCTGTGCGTTTAAGAGAGAAATGGATGGATTGTGGACCACACTCATGTTCCACAACCTCCGAGGCTCCGACCATTCTCTAAAAAGTAATCAAAATCAATTACTCCTTTTGCGAGAAAAAGGAGCAACTGTGTTTGTGAACCAATCACACAGGTTGAGAGACTCGACTTTTGCCAAATGGAAGACTAACACGAAGGTGAGAGACAAACAATTAATGGTTTAAGCTCGAATCCACATGGTTGGGTGGATGATAAAATTGACAATGGTACAAAGCAAATagttgatttttctttgttatacTATTCTAGCACACAAGCTCTATTGGGAACACTGAAGCAATGGACCATGCTTTTAAATTCCTCCATACCCCTCAAGTCTTccatttatgcatttttttccCCCATTTAAATTAACACCGAAGGCAGAGGAAAAAATGATCTTTGATTTATTTCCATCACAACGAAATAATTGAAACTAAGAAAGCAAATACATTTTACAGCAGATAGAAAAGTCAATCATCACAACTTTGAATTGAATGGAAAATGGATGACCAAGTTCAAACATTCCCAGCAagcatcaaacaaaaaagaacaaaaaaaaaaaaagcttaaaccTATTTTTAATCACATATCTCGAAAACCATGGCCATTATTTCCTCAGAATTCAGAAAAAAACTCAACTTGTTCTAGCCCATGCAATGCTGccgcttttttttttacccttcaaatttcaatttcatttctCGACGGCAAGAGGAACGGACTCAGCCTGAAATGTTAAACAAGACAATTGAATCAAAACCAGAACAACAAATATCTCATTTGTGAAAGCaggaatgtgagaaaagaaccaAGGAATGGTTCATCAAAGTTGTTCTTTTATAAGGAGTGGAAATCAAGACTATTACTAACATGGGAATGAGGATTAAAGGTCACATTTCTAGTAAGAAATATATGTGTGCGAGTGTATGTTCATATATACTGGTAAATAGAAATATATGTGTGCAAGTGTATGCTCATATAAACTGGTAGATTAACCATGGTGAAATTATTCATACTAGAAAGAAATTTACCAGCTTACGGTACTTGAGAGCATAGAACATCTCAAGATAACGACGGCTCTCACGGCGATCCAGATTAGACACATGCTTCCAAAAGCCATAAACCCCAGTAAGGGTCAACAACCTCTCGGAATAAATCTGCCATGTGTACCTGTGAAGCAAAGCAAAGAATTAGATATTTGATTAAAAACAGTACCAAACAATAATACAAGTGTGAAGAGGAGGAAAGTCAGTTTCAGTTTCAGTTTCAGTTTCACTTACTTCTCATAGATCCGCTTCAATCCTCCCTGAGAAATTTGGTCCCAGTGAGAAGGGTCTTTCGTACACTTCTCAAAGAAGCCTACGAGGAGCTCGGCTGCTTGTTCACCATGATAAGGATCAATGTGGAAGCCTGATTTACCATGTACAATAATCTCAGCTGGGCCACCATTACAAGTAGCAAATGTTGGCAATCCACAAGTCATGGCCTCAACAACTGTCAACCCAAAAGCTTCATATACGGCAGGCTGCACAAAGGCTCCCCTTGTATCAGCAATAACACGGTAGAGTTCACCATTCCTCACTCGGTTCATCTGGGAAGAAATCCATCTAAACTGGCCATTCAACTTGTAGGTTTCAATAAGAGTGTGCATTTTCTTCATCTCAGCTTGCTCTTCCAAGTCCTTAGACTCCTTTCGCCGATCCCCAGCAACAACAACGAGGTTAACCAACTCACGAAGACGTTTGTTCTTACCGTACCACTCAACAAGACCTGTGATATTTTTCACACGATCCAACCTGGCCATTGTGAATATAATGGGCTTGTTCTTGTCTTTCAATACACACCTGTTAAGACAGCAATACAAGAATTAAAAATCTGTTCACTTGGAAATAGGAACTGGAAATAGAAGAAAAGGTAAATTAGACTAAAACTCACAAGTGTTCTTCGTTCTCCACAGAAGAGTAAAGGAGCTCTTCAATTTCGGGGTGGAAGGCTGtcaaccttttcttttcctcagtGTAGGAGAAGTAAATATCCATATCTGCTCCTGGGGAGACGATGTTGAATTTAGGATCAAACACATTTATCCCGTGAACAACGCGATAAAGTCCGGGAAGGGTGAAGGAAGTGTGACTCTCATATTGACCAACAGTGTCTTTGCTAAAACCATGAAAGGGAAACAATGTTAGCCTCAAAAGCAATGAttgatgataaaaataaatataccaTAAATAAGAGGATTGTCTCACCTTCCAGCAATTTCTTGGAAAGTACTGGTGATAATGAAATCGGTATGATTCATGGCAATAAGATCAGCAGTAAATTGGCAAGAGAAGTGGTACTTCTCCTCAAATTTTTTCCAGTAAATGTCAGATTCAGGGTACTTTGTCTTCTCAAGAGCATGGGCAATGGTGCACTGCAAGAGACAGGGAACAAAATGAGAGCTTATTCAATATTTTAGGTTGCAAAGCAAAACTGATGACCAAATGCAGTAAAAATCACAAGAAATAACAAACCTGTGTAACACCAAACTTATGTGCCAACAATGAGGCAACAATGTTTCCATCACTGTAATTTCCAATGATCAAATCTGGCTTCCCTTGTAACTCTTTATTAAGTTCTTGTGCAACATCCTAATATAATCAAATAAATTGTTCAATTTTAGATTCTCATAGACAAAGGCCACAAAAGACACTATGATACCAATAAGCCCCAAAAACCACTATAATTAAAGTTCACCTCGGTGTAATTCTCTAGATATGGCCAAACTTCGAATCTTGAGATCCATTTGCGGACCATTCCCTTCTCATCTCTAAAAGGAACTCGAAGAATATGTGCATGCTCACACCCAAACACTTTCTCAAGACGCTGACCACATGTGGTTCCTGCTGCATCAGGGAGGAGTCGGGTGACCTGTGTATAGAAATCAAAATTAAGCATTAAATAGAGGAAACATTCACAAAGTTATACGCATTTATGAGCTAAAATTCTTACACAAAACCTAAGCGAGACTTACAATGAGGATTCTGGGGGTGATATCCAAGCCTTGATGCTTGATACGCTTAAGCATCTCACTCTCCAAGGCCCGAACTTGATCCAAGATATAAACAACCTAGATGTGAATCAAAACAGTCCAAATTAAACAAATTGACACAACACAACCAAATTTGAAGTTAGACATGACAAATTAGGCTTGTAAAATCTAACCTGGCCACCAGTGTCAGGGTATCCCAACACATTATCCTGGGCAAAGTAACCATGGGGAGACATGATCACAACGTTAAAGACCATAGGGATTTTGCCAAGAAATGTCTCGAGGGTGCAGGGGTCAGGAGCTTCAAGAAGATCCAAAAGAAGTTGGATCATTTCTAGTACGCGCTCAGCTGTGTCACCCCAACCTCTCTCCAAACCAATCTCCTGGAACTTGTGCTCAAACGTAGAATAAGGGGTTTCAGGGGCAAGTGTAGTCAGATACTCCTCTGCTTTCCTTAGTACATACTGGAGGGAATCCACGTTGTGAATTCTGTCATTCAGCATCATAGTCTGCAGAGAAACACCATTGAAGAAGCCATATAATTATTGCTAAAATTCGCATATATTGAAACAATGTGGATCAAAGACAAGAGTAAATTGAAACAGACCTTGCCCTTGTAGCAGTGAACTCTGAGAAATTCAAGCAGTGGGTGCATGCTCTCCTTGTCATGGAAGAGCTTCGCAGAAAGGTGACGGTTAAGGAACTCCACGCCATTTCCAATGGACTTTGAAAGAGTTGGGTGGGGAAATGATGCAGTGAAGGGTTCAAAATCCAACTCAAGCACAAAGTTCCCATTGACACTGCACATTCAAATTAGCATTTTAGATCCTTAGgtccctaattttttttgggtccaagCAAAATACAGAACACAAGAAAAAACAAGTAAAGTTACCTTCCATCGACGAGTTCTTCTTTGAAGTGCAAGTACTCGGGCACACGCAACTCCTCAACAACAAGAGCATGGACATTCACTCTTATGTATTCCCAAACACCAGGCCTAGGACGAACAGCCAAGGCAACCCATGGAGGCAGAACAATGGCTTCCTATAAATAtaaccataaaaaaaagttaagtacAGCAAAAATCAGCACGAAACTAACAAAACTATACTAAAATTAGCACAAGCCAAAACCGGAATGTGATCTATAATTCTGTGTTACTGTTACCAACCTGAGCGGCTCTCAAAACTTCACCAAAAGGGCCATCCAAAAGTGTCTTCCTGTTAGCTTCAGGGATTGCTTCTACCTCAGCAATTAGCTGATGGTGTTGCAAAATTCCTTTTCCCTTGCCTTCAATCCTACAACACCACATATGAATTTGATCACAATTCACAAAATTCACAACctatgctaaaataaaaatggaaaagagaGTTAGATCATGAAGTACCTTGAAAGTAGTGCAACAATTTCGTTACGGTTAGCAGAGAGGGTCTCATCCAAACGCTCACGGAGGCTATGGACTCTGGTCAGAGCACTTCCGGCCATGGCCAACTTCTAAAAATTCTTACAAAAACCTTAAAACTGCTAGATCAAAGACagagacacaaacacaaacaataaACAAAGACTGTGTTAGGTAATATTCAACAACGGATCcaactttatccaaaaaatttaaGACAGAATATAAATTAAGAAGAAGATGGATAAACCTCACAAACAAAGTCAAGGACGCAAACaccaaaaagtaaaatatatataatattaattctGAGAAGCCATAGATTTTTCAAAACCTAACATCCCCACCAACTACatagaaaattattaaacaaaaagatttattgtTCAACTATTTTTGCCGTCTAAAACCAGTGCTCAGAGAATTATTGTATGAATCTATCTATGCACAGTACGATCTTTCTCTAGTGGCTTTTTTGCAGCATAACCcctcttttaattaatttattgatcaattttattattatacgCTAAACTTCGCTTTAGATCaccaaaaaatattcacaacCATCCATGTCCATGGCCATAGGAGTAGTGTTTGCCAGGTAAGAAAGTGCAGAGCAGATCCATTGTAAACATTTTCGCTTAGTGAGACTAAAATAAGCATATGGTTATCCATAAAAAGCATAGATCAGATGGAGCTTCTTTAGCTTGAAGAGAAGTATGAAGACCCAGATCAAAAACTAgtaagttcataaaaaaaaatactaagaaaagagttttttttctctcattgaaaaaaaaaatcacaaacattTGAGAAGCATAACTGGAAacaacaaagagagaaaaagaaagaaggaagaagaaaaaaaaaaacaaagagaataaCGGTACCAGAAAAACAGAGAGGAGAAATGAAAAAGGGTGGTGGTGCAATGAGAGTGTTTTTGGCTAAATTTATAGACAATGGAGCGCGAAACAAAGATGGTAAAAGGTAACAAAACAACCACTTGctgtggtaaaaaaaaaaaaaacacatattccCTTTTGTTTTGTCTAAATTCTCCAAAGGTGGGCCACGGAAGATTCAACTAGTGATTCGCGGGACAAGGGTAGTTTGGTAAAAACATTGACATAaagtaaattttattacaaGTCAAAGAAAATGGCAGGTATATACTATACAGTTATACACAGATGGAGTTGCGTTTTTTTTGTGAGCAGTTCTTATCTGTAAAGAAATCTATGACAGGTTTTGGTTTTACCACAATTACATTTTTGTTTGGTGTATTTTGTCAGActgattttactttaaaaatacTCCTAGATTTGATTAAAAGATATATGTAAAGAAATTTAGGtaatagagttttacttaaCATAAACTatcataaacattaaaaaaaattgggtgtTTCTGTTAAAATAAAGTATCTATTCTTTTCAACGAAATAAGAGGACactaaataagattttttttttttaagttaaaacccCACACACATAAGGACAAATAAATTGTATATATCTTTGTAATCCACTAAAGATTACGTGTAATTCATGCGTGAGGAGAgtgaaaaaaattgcaattttctGACAAAACTTGGACCCCAAGCCAAGacaggaaaatattttattcagtCAAGGAAAATTTAATTGGAATTGGAAAACAAATTTACGGTAATTTTGGCAGTGGGGTGGCCCATGAAGGAACCCAGAAGCTACAAAAGCAAATGTGGCGGGGCCTAGTTTCGCTCTCTTTTGGTGTTTGTGTGTAATGTCTGGATGGTGATGATCACAACTAGAATTTTTAGACACTAGCCTATGGCGGTAGCCAATGTTAACAGGATTTTACTAATGTGCCCTAAGATgcactatttttagaaaaaaaaattatcaaaaattgaaaaaattttaacgGACCCATGTTAAAATCTGACCCTCTCAATCGGCATTGTACAAATACCATTTTATTTTGCCCCTTTTACGGTATGCGTAGTGACATGTTTAGTAgaagccttaaaaaaaaaaaaatacaagcagATTGGATTCATGCATCATGAtaaacattataataaaaaaatcacaatcataatataagtaaataaattttttagaaggTCCTTTATCCATGACGAATATGCTACCTAATTTGAACATTTTTAGCCTTGGACGGACTTAGATATTATAAACAAACATGTAGTGTATCAAagtcattaaaataaaatcttgtaGCATATGGatcaaacaataataataaaatatataatatgtgaAGCAACAAAAATTTTACCTTTGGGACAATGCCAACAATGCCACAACGcaatgagaaggaaaaaacaaagaaaatgaagacAGAGCTTCAAACTTCAAAAGATGAAG
This portion of the Castanea sativa cultivar Marrone di Chiusa Pesio chromosome 7, ASM4071231v1 genome encodes:
- the LOC142643312 gene encoding sucrose synthase, translating into MAGSALTRVHSLRERLDETLSANRNEIVALLSRIEGKGKGILQHHQLIAEVEAIPEANRKTLLDGPFGEVLRAAQEAIVLPPWVALAVRPRPGVWEYIRVNVHALVVEELRVPEYLHFKEELVDGSVNGNFVLELDFEPFTASFPHPTLSKSIGNGVEFLNRHLSAKLFHDKESMHPLLEFLRVHCYKGKTMMLNDRIHNVDSLQYVLRKAEEYLTTLAPETPYSTFEHKFQEIGLERGWGDTAERVLEMIQLLLDLLEAPDPCTLETFLGKIPMVFNVVIMSPHGYFAQDNVLGYPDTGGQVVYILDQVRALESEMLKRIKHQGLDITPRILIVTRLLPDAAGTTCGQRLEKVFGCEHAHILRVPFRDEKGMVRKWISRFEVWPYLENYTEDVAQELNKELQGKPDLIIGNYSDGNIVASLLAHKFGVTQCTIAHALEKTKYPESDIYWKKFEEKYHFSCQFTADLIAMNHTDFIITSTFQEIAGSKDTVGQYESHTSFTLPGLYRVVHGINVFDPKFNIVSPGADMDIYFSYTEEKKRLTAFHPEIEELLYSSVENEEHLCVLKDKNKPIIFTMARLDRVKNITGLVEWYGKNKRLRELVNLVVVAGDRRKESKDLEEQAEMKKMHTLIETYKLNGQFRWISSQMNRVRNGELYRVIADTRGAFVQPAVYEAFGLTVVEAMTCGLPTFATCNGGPAEIIVHGKSGFHIDPYHGEQAAELLVGFFEKCTKDPSHWDQISQGGLKRIYEKYTWQIYSERLLTLTGVYGFWKHVSNLDRRESRRYLEMFYALKYRKLAESVPLAVEK